CCGAATCAGATTGATATTGCCCACCAGATGCATCCATTTGTAATAATTGGCACATTTCCTTcgtatcatcataaatatcatccAACTTTTTTTGACAGTCACTGGACAAATTAGTTTTGGCGTTAGGAACACTCTAACAAGATCACAAAACAGGATCAAGAATGGTAGCAGAATTCCTAATCTTTTTCTTGTAATTACCATAGTCACAGTTATTCTTAATGTCTGATTACTggaatgaaaaagaagaataagATCACAAAATTACACAGGGAGTTCCATCATTTATGCTCAACGAACAAACAAAAGTCGAGTGACATTTTGATATTCAGTAAACTCAAATAGAAACAAGCTTCTTTTTTCAACGTTACCTGCTTGGTTTTGTAACCGAGTCGCCGAACCTTGTCGGGACGGGTCGATCAGGTGACACGAACGATGGATGGTGGGTGGCATACAAGAACCGCATCACATCCGATTGTTTCTTCCTCCATAGCTCAGACACATACTAGTAGTCTCCTAAGCAAATTCAGAGAAGATGAATCGACGGTAGCTGGCGATACTCCCACCACCTGATCCCGCTACAAGAACCGCTCCGATTGTTTCTTCCTCCATAGATCCGACACATACCTGTAATCTCCTAAGCAAATTCAAAGACGATCGATCGCAATGGGAGAAAACCTCAAATGTGCCATGACAAAATAAGATGGAATCTGcaaacgaaaaaaaaaaaaacacttcttGGTTCGAAATGGATCGAAGCGATGGACGATAACAGCAACGGAGAGATGAGAAGTATCGATGAAACGAGCAAAGAGTGTGAATATCTCACCAATTGTTCCTAGGAAGCACTAGCCCGCCTACGTTAGGGTTTCGGTATCGACGGCGGAGGCGGGGCTTCGGAGTTTGGTCGGAGAGGTTCGCAGCCACAACTCACAAACGACAATAACCAGGTTTTTAAGCGAGGAAGAAGGTCCCAAGAATATTATGTGATCTGAACCAAGAAAATTTGTGTGACATTGAAGATGGACGGTGAGGATCGGTTGGAGGAAGAAAGTCAGAAGGTCGAGCGGTAGGGATGGCCAAGCCACAATTTGTTGAGATCGCCACAGTCGTTCAATATGAAAACTTTGAATGAGGGAGGAAGGAGGGcggcttcctcttcttgtgtcagGCTAAGCTTGGGACAAGCTTTTATCTGTAATTCCTTGAGCGAAGTGAAGTTTTCAAATCTCTTGAGAGGCATCCACATGAGTTCATTACATCCTGCTACATAAATGTCTTTAATATTTGATAGATTCTGCGACAGCAACCCTTCTTCAAAGCTTGTCAAATTGTTGCACTCAATGATTCGTAAGTCTGAGAGAGATGAGGTCGTTTGATTGTCTCCGCTTCCATTTGTTTCTAGTTCCTGTAGGCTTGGCAGCTCTGTTAACCCAACTTCTCGTAGTGATAAATATCTAAGCGAAGGAGGGAGAGGAGGCAACCTCTCGAGCTTAGGGCATTCATAGATAGTAAGTTTTTGTAAGCTTGGAAATAGCTCGCTGCCGCCAATCCAACACCACCTTTCACATGCCGGCAAGTCGCTGATCCAGAGACTTTCCAAGCTAAGAAAACACTTGGATATAACTTCAGTGCTAAAGAACCCATGGGCTATCTGTTTCACTGCTGATATCTTTACAATCTTAAGAACCTTAAGACATGGAAGTCGTCCGAGATTACTAGGAAGCTCCTCGAGTGCCTCCAGGTCATCCAATACTAGCGTCTCCACCTTTGGAAGTATTACCTTTTTTGTAGCACCGTAGAAAGCAAAATCAATATGTTTTAACATAGACATCCTTCTCATGTGAAAAGACTTGAGACATGGAAGTGAACCAAGATCAGGGAGCTCCTCTAAAACTGGTAAGTCCATCAGCTCTAGCACTTCTAGCGCAGGGAACAGATCATTTTCTGTGGCATGAACTGATGCAAAACCAATGTGTTTCAACAACGGCATTGCTACCATGCCAAGAACCCTGAGACGTGGAAAATGTCCTCGACTGGAGAACTCTTCCAACGCAGGCATGTATCTCAAATCCAACTCTTCTAGCATAGGAAACAAGGAATTTTCTATGGCACCAGATGCTGCAAAAACAATGTGTTTCAATGACCATGTTCTTATCATGTGAAGAACCCTGAGACGTGGAAAATGTCCTAGAGTGGACAACTTTTCCAACGCGTGCATGTCTCTCAACTCCAACACTTCTAGCATAGGAAACAAGGAATTTTCTATGGCACAGGATGCTGCAAAATCAATGTGTTTCAATAACCTCATTCGCATCATGTGAAGAACCTTGAGACGTGGAAAATGTCCTAGATTGGAGATCTCTTCCAACGCAGGCATGCCTCTCAACTCCAACTCTTCTAGCATAGGAAACAAGGAATTTTCTATGGCACCAGATGCTGCAAAATCAATGTGTTTCAATGACTTTATTTCTGTCATTCGAATAACCCTCAGACAAGGAAATCGTCCAAGATTGGGCAATTCTTCCGATGCATTCATGTTCCTCAGCTGTAACTCTTCTAGCATAGGAAATAATTTGCTCTCTCTAGAACCACATACCTCAAAACATGATTTCGAGAACCACATGCTCTGATCTATGTGGAAGACCTTGAGGTGCGGCAGCAATGCAGTGCAGGAAATATCTTTCCAACTCTCACAGTAACTCAACTCAAGTCTTTCCAAGTTGGATAATTCCTCCTTTTTCATCCAGCTGGGTGATCTGGCACCACAATACCTTCTGATCTTTAATTGTTTTAGCGACTCATGTGGTTGGAGTCCTTCAAGTACGTTTTCCATGGCAACTAACTTGTTATCATCCAACTTGTGATCAAATCCCCATTCCAACTCTAGAGCATTAAGGTACTCTTTGTTCTTCATTTGAGCCTTTTCAGCCTCTTCTTTACTTTCAACATTCTCCAAATTAGtaattttgagttttccatgaagCTGCTGCAAACCACTTAGCTCTGTGATCATGAATCCAACTTCCTTTCGCACTTGGAATTCAGACAATTCTTGCAGAGAGGTTAGCCTCCCTATCATTTTTATCTTTACAACTATTTGATTTTCAACATCAAGATGCCTCAAGAAAACCAGCTGACTTATATCTTCTGGAAGAGAGATTAGTGAATTGTAGCTTGCTGTCAGTGTTTGCAAATTGTAGAGTTCACACAGTGATTCAGGCAATTCTTCCATTTCATTGTAAGCAATGTCCAGGTACCGGAGATGTACCAATTCACCAACACTCGTAGGCAGCATCTGCAAGCCACAATCATACAAAACCAATACACGAATGCTTCTTAATTTTTCAATAAAGTCAAGGGGTAGTGACTTTAGATGTTGGCAGAATAGAGAATGCAATTTCTTGAATCTAGACCTCAATTCTTTTGTCTCTACGAACTCTGTTTCAACTGCTAGATGACGGAGGGTGGTTGATATCTTATTGGACTTGCCATTATCCATCCTACTTGTTTCGTCTACATAAACCGACTGTGTTAGATCATGTATGAGGTCATGCATCACGAAATAAtgct
The genomic region above belongs to Zingiber officinale cultivar Zhangliang chromosome 11A, Zo_v1.1, whole genome shotgun sequence and contains:
- the LOC122031751 gene encoding disease resistance protein RGA2-like isoform X1; amino-acid sequence: MEGAAALAVGGWLAKPVIRMLVDRVSTSSLRGKLHGLQDDDLQKLQRSLLNIHTIVDKAGMRWSRDARLVEMTKQLQDAAYDAEDFLDDLTFHDMKQKIEEEASHMASNRISRAIRNAKAKLFSDSVKRLNKIQKKLDDIYADMEKMCQSLQVDASDVQYQSDLASATRETSSFLISNVLGREEEQKRIIELLLRSTDESASASDKGSSFSVIPLVGIGGVGKTTLAQLVYKDKEIQNHFALKIWICVSENFNVQRLTKEMIESVTKTELSSQMKLDVLQNILKEKIASKMVLLVLDDVWNEEEEEWRKLCAPFMYAAAGSKVIMTTRSKSIADKIGTVEAIVLGDLDEISFWELFKQCAFGSSKPEEHPALVEIGRSIASKLKGLPLAAKTVGNLLGSNMNPDHWRSIMKSEVWELQQNNKNDIIPVLQLSYQYLSAPLKRCFAFCSLFQKDYKFSEIELTRMWMAEGFVVAQGNQRIEDVASKYLHELVNMSLFQQETSSSSEHYFVMHDLIHDLTQSVYVDETSRMDNGKSNKISTTLRHLAVETEFVETKELRSRFKKLHSLFCQHLKSLPLDFIEKLRSIRVLVLYDCGLQMLPTSVGELVHLRYLDIAYNEMEELPESLCELYNLQTLTASYNSLISLPEDISQLVFLRHLDVENQIVVKIKMIGRLTSLQELSEFQVRKEVGFMITELSGLQQLHGKLKITNLENVESKEEAEKAQMKNKEYLNALELEWGFDHKLDDNKLVAMENVLEGLQPHESLKQLKIRRYCGARSPSWMKKEELSNLERLELSYCESWKDISCTALLPHLKVFHIDQSMWFSKSCFEVCGSRESKLFPMLEELQLRNMNASEELPNLGRFPCLRVIRMTEIKSLKHIDFAASGAIENSLFPMLEELELRGMPALEEISNLGHFPRLKVLHMMRMRLLKHIDFAASCAIENSLFPMLEVLELRDMHALEKLSTLGHFPRLRVLHMIRTWSLKHIVFAASGAIENSLFPMLEELDLRYMPALEEFSSRGHFPRLRVLGMVAMPLLKHIGFASVHATENDLFPALEVLELMDLPVLEELPDLGSLPCLKSFHMRRMSMLKHIDFAFYGATKKVILPKVETLVLDDLEALEELPSNLGRLPCLKVLKIVKISAVKQIAHGFFSTEVISKCFLSLESLWISDLPACERWCWIGGSELFPSLQKLTIYECPKLERLPPLPPSLRYLSLREVGLTELPSLQELETNGSGDNQTTSSLSDLRIIECNNLTSFEEGLLSQNLSNIKDIYVAGCNELMWMPLKRFENFTSLKELQIKACPKLSLTQEEEAALLPPSFKVFILNDCGDLNKLWLGHPYRSTF
- the LOC122031751 gene encoding disease resistance protein RGA2-like isoform X2, which encodes MEGAAALAVGGWLAKPVIRMLVDRVSTSSLRGKLHGLQDDDLQKLQRSLLNIHTIVDKAGMRWSRDARLVEMTKQLQDAAYDAEDFLDDLTFHDMKQKIEEEASHMASNRISRAIRNAKAKLFSDSVKRLNKIQKKLDDIYADMEKMCQSLQVDASDVQYQSDLASATRETSSFLISNVLGREEEQKRIIELLLRSTDESASASDKGSSFSVIPLVGIGGVGKTTLAQLVYKDKEIQNHFALKIWICVSENFNVQRLTKEMIESVTKTELSSQMKLDVLQNILKEKIASKMVLLVLDDVWNEEEEEWRKLCAPFMYAAAGSKVIMTTRSKSIADKIGTVEAIVLGDLDEISFWELFKQCAFGSSKPEEHPALVEIGRSIASKLKGLPLAAKTVGNLLGSNMNPDHWRSIMKSEVWELQQNNKNDIIPVLQLSYQYLSAPLKRCFAFCSLFQKDYKFSEIELTRMWMAEGFVVAQGNQRIEDVANETSRMDNGKSNKISTTLRHLAVETEFVETKELRSRFKKLHSLFCQHLKSLPLDFIEKLRSIRVLVLYDCGLQMLPTSVGELVHLRYLDIAYNEMEELPESLCELYNLQTLTASYNSLISLPEDISQLVFLRHLDVENQIVVKIKMIGRLTSLQELSEFQVRKEVGFMITELSGLQQLHGKLKITNLENVESKEEAEKAQMKNKEYLNALELEWGFDHKLDDNKLVAMENVLEGLQPHESLKQLKIRRYCGARSPSWMKKEELSNLERLELSYCESWKDISCTALLPHLKVFHIDQSMWFSKSCFEVCGSRESKLFPMLEELQLRNMNASEELPNLGRFPCLRVIRMTEIKSLKHIDFAASGAIENSLFPMLEELELRGMPALEEISNLGHFPRLKVLHMMRMRLLKHIDFAASCAIENSLFPMLEVLELRDMHALEKLSTLGHFPRLRVLHMIRTWSLKHIVFAASGAIENSLFPMLEELDLRYMPALEEFSSRGHFPRLRVLGMVAMPLLKHIGFASVHATENDLFPALEVLELMDLPVLEELPDLGSLPCLKSFHMRRMSMLKHIDFAFYGATKKVILPKVETLVLDDLEALEELPSNLGRLPCLKVLKIVKISAVKQIAHGFFSTEVISKCFLSLESLWISDLPACERWCWIGGSELFPSLQKLTIYECPKLERLPPLPPSLRYLSLREVGLTELPSLQELETNGSGDNQTTSSLSDLRIIECNNLTSFEEGLLSQNLSNIKDIYVAGCNELMWMPLKRFENFTSLKELQIKACPKLSLTQEEEAALLPPSFKVFILNDCGDLNKLWLGHPYRSTF